TTGATGCCGTCCACTTCATTGCGTGGCACCAGGATGTCGTTGACGGTGATTTTGTCCAACGACTGCAACCCCTCCAACAGACCATGGTGGGTGGTTTCCGCCAGTTCGTCCTCGTCGAAGTCGTCGCTTTCCTGAGGGTGCAGGGCCACCGCCGTGGGTTGTGCACGGAACGGGCGCAATATCAGCTTGGCGCAGCCATCGAGCAGGCAGGCCGGTGGTTGCAGCAAGGCGAGCGGGAACTTGAGCAGGCTGGCACCGAGGCTGGCGAAGGCTTGCGGGTTGCGTCGGGCGATTCGCCGAGGCAGGAATTCAGCGAACACCAGCAAGGCCAGGGTGGCACCCAGGCCCGCCAACCAGAAGCCGTGCTCACCGTTGTAGCGTTGGCCGATGAGGCATGCCAGGCCCAGCACCAGCAACTTGCCCAGGCTGGCGCATAACACCAGGGCCTGGGCCGGCAAGACCGGTTGGCCATCTTCGCCCTGGCGCAACGTGCCGTTGAGCATGACGCGGGCAGCATCCACGGCGCTGAACAACGCCGACCACAGTAGTGCCAGTGCCAGGGTGCCGAGAAGCGGGGCGTACGGCAGGGTGTCCATGGGCGGCCGTCAGATATGCAGGATGAATTCGCGAACCAGCTTGCTGCCGAAATAGGCCAGCATCAGCAGGCAGAAACCGGCCAGTGTCCAGCGGATCGCCTTGTGGCCACGCCAGCCCAGACGGGTTCGGCCCCACAGCAGCACACTGAACACCACCCAGGCGACACAGGCCAGCAGCGTCTTGTGGACCAGGTGCTGGGCGAACAGGTTCTCAAGGAACAGCCAGCCGGAAATCAGCGATAGCGACAGCAGGCCCCAGCCAGCCCAGAGGAAGCCGAACAACAGGCTTTCCATGGTCTGCAGGGGCGGGAAGTTGCGGATCAACCCGGACGGGTGCTTGTGCTTGAGCTGACGGTCCTGCAGCAACAGCAGCAGTGACTGGAACACCGCGATGGTGAACAGGCCGTAGGCAAGGATCGACAGCAGGATATGCGCCAGGATGCCCGGCTCCTCGTTGATCAGCGGCACGGTGCCAGGAGGCGCGAACTGGGCCAGCAACGCAGTGACCGCACCGAGCGGGAACAGCAGCACCAGCAGGTTTTCCACCGGAATGCGCAGGCAGGCCAGCAAGGTCAGGGTAATGACGGCCACGGCGATCAGGCTGGCAGCGCTGAAGAAATCGAGGCTCAGGCCCAGCGGGGTGATCAGCTGGAAGAACAGGGCTCCGCCCTGGGCGACCACCGCGAGGGCGCCAAGCAGCCCAAGCAGCCGTTTGTCGGCTTTGCGGCCCTGAGCCAGGTGCAAGCTCTGGTAAACGGTCGCTGCTATATAAAGGCCGGCGGCGATCAGGTTGGGGATGAGGCTGGGTGAGGAGACCATAAGTCCTGGTTGGCAAGCCCTAAAGAGACGGAGTTTGGCATAGATCGCCTTTGGCAAGGAAGACCGGGTGACGGTGTTGGCCCTTTAGCGGGTACATCTGCCCGGTGGAGCCGGGTTTACCCGCGAAATGGCCGGAGAGACCACCGAATATCCAGCGGGCCTGCAGCAAGGTGTGCGCCGCCGCCGCACTTCGCTATAATCGCCGCCTTGCTGTGTCCGGGGTGTGTGCATTTCCCCCAGGGCGCCTGACAAATCTCGGCTTTTACTGGGCCTGAAAGGATCACCATGTTCGAAAACCTGACCGACCGCCTGTCACAGACGCTGCGCCATGTCACCGGCAAGGCCAAGCTGACCGAAGACAACATCAAGGACACGCTGCGCGAAGTGCGCATGGCCCTTCTCGAGGCCGACGTTGCCCTGCCGGTGGTCAAGGATTTCGTCAACAGCGTCAAGGAACGTGCGGTCGGCACCGAAGTGTCGCGCAGCCTGACGCCGGGCCAGGCGTTCGTGAAGATCGTCCAGGCCGAGCTGGAAAGCCTGATGGGCGCGGCCAACGAAGACCTCGCGCTGAACGCCGCGCCACCTGCGGTAGTGCTGATGGCCGGTCTGCAGGGTGCGGGTAAGACCACCACCGCAGGCAAGCTGGCGCGCTTCCTTAAAGAGCGCAAGAAAAAGAGCGTGATGGTGGTTTCGGCCGACGTTTATCGCCCGGCGGCGATCAAACAGCTGGAAACCCTGGCCAACGACATCGGCGTGACCTTCTTCCCGTCCGACATCAGCCAGAAGCCAGTCGCCATCGCCGAAGCTGCAATTCGCGAAGCCAAGCTCAAGTTCATCGACGTGGTCATCGTCGACACCGCCGGCCGTCTGCACATCGACGCCGACATGATGGACGAGATCAAGGCGCTGCATGCTGCAGTCAAGCCGATCGAGACCCTTTTCGTGGTCGACGCCATGACCGGTCAGGACGCCGCCAACACCGCCAAGGCCTTCGGCGAAGCACTGCCGCTGACCGGCGTGGTGCTGACCAAGGTCGACGGTGACGCCCGTGGCGGTGCCGCACTGTCGGTCCGCGCCATCACCGGCAAGCCGATCAAGTTCATCGGTATGGGCGAGAAGACCGAAGCCCTCGAGCCCTTCCACCCGGACCGTGTCGCCTCGCGCATCCTCGGCATGGGCGACGTGCTCAGCCTGATCGAGCAAGCCGAGCAGAACATCGACAAGGCCAAGGCCGACAAGCTGGCCAAGAAGCTCAAGAAGGGCAAGGGCTTCGACCTCGAAGACTTCCGTGACCAGTTGCAGCAGATGAAGAACATGGGCGGCCTGGGCGGCCTCATGGACAAGCTGCCAAGCATCGGTGGGGTCAACATGGCGCAGATGGGCAATGCCCAGGGCGCGGCCGAGAAGCAGTTCAAGCAGATGGAAGCGATCATCAACTCCATGACCCCGGCCGAGCGCCGTGATCCGGAGCTGATCAGCGGTTCGCGCAAGCGCCGTATCGCGCTGGGTTCTGGCACTCAGGTGCAGGACGTCGGCCGGCTGATCAAGCAGCACAAGCAGATGCAGAAAATGATGAAGAAGTTCTCCGCCAAGGGCGGCATGGCCAAGATGATGCGTGGCCTGGGCGGAATGCTGCCTGGCGGCGGCATGCCGAAGCTGTAACCCCTATTTTGGACGCCTGCCTTATTTAGAGGCAGGTGCCCGAAACCCCCGCTTCGGCGGGGCAACGGCCACAAAATCAGTGGCTTAACCGGCAGATCTGGACGGTAAGGCAGGGCCTTGCCGAAAAAGGCATTTGCAAATGTCCGTGTATTCCCCGAGAATATGCGGCCTTTTGGGCACCCGTGTGCCTATTTGGCATTCAGATTTGCAGCACCGACTATAGGAACGATGTTCACATGGTAACCATTCGTCTTGCCCGTGGCGGCTCGAAAAAGCGCCCATTCTACCACCTGACCGTAACCAACTCGCGTAACGCCCGTGACGGCCGTTTCGTTGAGCGCGTTGGCTTCTTCAACCCGATCGCATCGGGCGCCGAAGTCAAGCTGTCGGTCAACCAAGAGCGCGTCACCTACTGGCTGAGCCAGGGCGCACAGCCGTCTGAGCGCGTTGCTCAGCTGCTGAAGGACGCTGCCAAGGCCGCTGCCTAAGTAATATGAACGCGACGCCAGAAAAGGCTGACGACCTCATCGTCGTTGGCAAGATTTTTTCGGTTCACGGCGTTCGCGGCGAGGTGAAGGTGTATTCCTTTACCGATCCGATTGAAAACCTGTTGGATTATCCACGCTGGACGCTTCGGCACGAAGGCAAGGTAAAGCAGGTCGAGCTGGTCAGCGGTCGTGGCTCCCAAAAGGGCCTGGTCGTGAAACTGAAAGGCCTCGATGATCGCGATGAAGCTCGTCTTCTGAGCGGCCACGAAATCTGCATTGCGCGGAGCCTTTTGCCCAACCTGGCCGCAGACGAGTACTACTGGTACCAGCTGCAGGGCCTGAAGGTCATCAACCAGGACGAACAACTGTTCGGCAAGGTCGATCACCTGTTGGAGACCGGTGCGAACGATGTAATGGTGGTCAAGCCCTGCGCAGGCAGCCTGGATGATCGCGAGCGTCTGTTGCCCTATACGGCGCAATGCGTGCTCAACGTCGACCTGGAAGCAGGCGTGATGCGGGTTGAGTGGGACGCGGACTTCTAAACGATGGGTAACCTTCGCGTAGACGTCATCACGTTGTTCCCCGAGATGTTCTCGGCCATCACTGAGTACGGCATTACCAGCCGCGCGGTGAAACAGGGGTTGCTTCAGGTGACTTGCTGGAACCCGCGGGACTACACCACAGATCGTCACCATACGGTGGATGATCGGCCGTTTGGCGGTGGTCCGGGCATGGTGATGAAAATCAAGCCTCTGGAAGACGCCCTGGTTAGCGCCAGGCAAGCGACCGGAGCATCGGCAAAGGTGATCTACCTTTCGCCGCAAGGCCGCAAGCTGACTCAGCAAGCGGTCAAAGGCCTGGCCGAACAGGAATCGTTGATCCTGATCGCCGGTCGTTATGAAGGCATCGACGAGCGCTTTATCGAGGCTCATGTCGATGAGGAGTGGTCGATTGGTGACTATGTGCTTTCCGGTGGCGAGCTGCCGGCCATGGTACTGATCGATGCGGTTACGCGACTGCTGCCCGGAGCTTTAGGGCATGTGGACTCGGCGGAAGAAGATTCCTTCACCGACGGTCTGCTCGATTGCCCGCACTACACCCGACCTGAGGTGTATGCGGATCAGCGTGTTCCCGACGTGTTGCTAAGTGGCAACCATGCACATATCCGGCGTTGGCGGATGAAGCAGTCCCTTGGTAGGACCTTCGAACGACGCGCCGATCTTCTGGAAAGTCGCTCGCTTTCTGGAGAAGAGAAGAAGCTGCTCGAGGAATATCTCCGCGAGCGGGACGATAGTTAACGTATCGATGGTGGATCAAGTTATCCATCTTAGGAGCACAGCATGACCAACAAGATCATCCAGCAGCTCGAAGCAGAGCAGATGAGCAAGGAAATCCCGACCTTCGCACCAGGCGACACCGTTGTCGTACAGGTTAAAGTGAAGGAAGGTGAGCGTTCCCGTCTGCAGGCGTTCGAAGGCGTCGTTATCGCCAAGCGTAACCGCGGTCTGAACAGCGCCTTCACCGTGCGCAAGATCTCCAGCGGCGTTGGCGTAGAGCGTACCTTCCAGACCTACAGCCCACAGATCGACAGCCTGGCCGTGAAACGTCGTGGTGACGTGCGTAAAGCCAAGCTGTACTACCTGCGCGACCTGTCCGGCAAAGCCGCTCGCATCAAAGAAAAACTGTCCTGAGTGCAGTTTTTACGGGTGGCTTCGGCCACCCTGCGAGAACAAAAAAGCAGCCTTCGGGCTGCTTTTTTTGTGGGAGCGGGTTTACCCGCGAAGGGCACACCCTGGCCCATCTTCCTTACGCTGTGAGTTACCCATGACCACCCCTCGAGACCAGGAAATCCAACGCCGCACCGAACTGTCGGTGACCCGCGTGACCAAAGCCGTTTTCCCCAATACCACCAACCACCACAACACGCTGTTCGGCGGCACGGCCCTGGCCTGGATGGACGAAGTGTCGTTCATCGCCGCCACGCGTTTTTGTCGTTTGCCGCTGGTGACCGTGTCCACCGACCGGATCGACTTCAAGCACCCGATTCCTGCGGGTTCGATCGTCGAGTTGGTCGGCAGCGTGATCAAAGTGGGTAACACCAGCCTGCAGGTGCAGGTCGATGTGTTCGTCGAGAACATGTACCTCGATGGCCGTGAGCGCGCTATTCACGGCGTGTTCAGCTTTGTCGCCATCGACGAGGACAAGCGGCCGGTACCGGTGCTGCCTGAGGCCTGAGTTCATTGGGCCGGTGCGGGCTCGATCAGGGCCACCAGGGTCCAGCCCGGTTGCGGAGCCGGTAGATTGTCGGGGCTGGCCACATGCACCCAGCCGTGTTCGTCACGGGCGAACAGCAGGTGTGCACGCTCGCCATGCAGTGCCTGATAGTCCTCCCAGTCGAACCCTTCGGTAAGGTTGGTGCTGTAGAGTTCTGCGCCCTGATGCAGGTGGTTGGCCAACTGCAGGTAGGTCATCGGGCTTGTACCCAGCATATGCCCACGATGTTCTTCAGCGGCCCGATGTTTGTCGCTGCGCTGTTTTTCCAGTCCGCTGGCCAGCACGAACAGGCGACCATGGCCGAAGTCATGGCGAAACCGTGCGCAGGCCAGGGCGTTGATCTCGCCGGCAGGCGACAGACCAAGCAAATGACCGAGGCCGACCAGGTCCAGGTGCGCATCGGCATGTTGCGAGGCCGGGTTGCCGAAGTAGGTCGGCAGCCCCTCCATACGTGCGGCGCGGATGTTCTCCCAGCTCGAATCGGTCAGCAGCACCCGGCAGCCGATCTGTTGCAGGGCTTTGCCGATGGCGCGTGCCGGCTCGTTGGCACCGACGATGAGAAAGCCGCTCGGTGCCGGCTCAGCCACCTTGAGCAGGCGCGCCAGGGGCCTGGCCGTGGCGCTTTGCAGCACCACTGTGCCGATGATCACGGCAAATGTCAGCGGCACCAGCAGCAAGGCATCCTGATGACCGGCTTCGTGCAGCCGAATGGCGAAAATCGCCGAAACTGCGGCAGCGACGATACCCCGTGGGGCAATCCAGGCCAGGAGTGCGCGTTCGCGCCAGTTCAGCGGTGAACCCAGGGTGGAGACGAACGCATTCAGCGGGCGTGCCACCAACTGAATGGCCAGTAGCAGTATCAGTACGACCGGGCCTAGGGCCAGTAGTGCGTGCAGGTCCAGGCGTGCGGCCAGCAGAATGAATAGCCCGGAAATCAGCAGCACGCTGAGGTTTTCCTTGAAGTGCAGAATCTGCCGGACATCCACGCCAGGCATGTTGGCCAACCACATGCCCATCACCGTCACGGCCAGCAGCCCCGACTCGTGGACGATCTGGTTGGCGGCAATGAAAATGCCCAGTACCGCCGCCAGCGAGGCCAGGTTATGCAGGTATTCCGGCAGCCACTGGGCACGCATGATCTGGCCCAGTATCCAGCCCCCGGCAGCGCCCAGCGCGCAACCGCAGAAAATGACCCCGGCGAAGGTCATCAGGCTCTGGCTCAGGCCGTCACCCTCGGCGCCGGCAATGATGAAGCTATAGACCACCACCGCCAGCAGCGCGCCAATCGGGTCAATGACGATGCCTTCCCAGCGCAGGATGTTGGCGATGGTCGCGTTGGGCCGCACGACCCGGAGCATGGGCACGATCACCGTGGGGCCGGTGACCAGGGTCAGGGCGCCGAACAGAATCGCCAGTGGCCAGTCGAAGCCCAGCAACCAATGGGTGGCGACAGCAATCACCGCCCAAGTGGTCAGCGCGCCGATAGTTACCAGCCGGTGCACCACGCTGCCGATCTCCCGCCATTGCGACAGGTGCAGGGTCAGGCTGCCCTCGAACAGGATCAGTGACACCGCCAGTGAAACCAACGGCATCAGCAGCGGCCCGAACAGCGCCTGCGGATCGAGCCAGCCCAGCACCGGCCCCGCGAGGATGCCGCACAGCAGCAGAAACAGGATGGCCGGCAGCTTCAGGCGCCAGGCCAGCCATTGGCAGGCGAGGGCGGCAGCGCCAATGCCGCCGAAGCTCAGGAGTATCTGCTGTTCGCTCATGCGGGCTCCCTATGCCTGCGTTGTTATGAAAGACTAAGCGTCATTTCGTTCTTCGCCACCGAGTTTTCATGCCCGCCCTCGACCACCCTCTGATCGACCAGTTTCTCGATGCCCTCTGGCTGGAAAAAGGCCTGTCCGATAACACCCGCATGTCGTATCGCAGTGACCTGGCCTTGTTCAATGGCTGGCTGCAGGAGCATGCGGTGGCATTACCCGATGCCGGGCGCGAGTTGATCCTCGACCACCTCGCGTGGCGCCTGGACCAGGGCTACAAGCCACGCTCCACTGCGCGTTTTCTCTCTGGGTTGCGTGGTTTCTTTCGTTACCTGCTGCGGGAAAAGCTGATTGGCGTCGACCCGACCCTGTTGGTGGAGATGCCCCAGCTAGGTCGCCCGCTACCCAAGTCGTTGTCAGAAGCCGACGTCGAGGCGTTGCTGTTGGCGCCGGACCTTGGCGAGGCCATCGGCCAGCGCGACCGGGCCATGCTCGAAGTGCTCTACGCTTGCGGCTTGCGGGTAACCGAACTGGTCAGCCTCACGCTCGATCAGGTCAACCTGCGTCAGGGCGTGCTGCGGGTGATGGGCAAAGGCAGCAAGGAACGCCTTGTGCCCATGGGCGAGGAGGCGGTGGTGTGGATTGAGCGTTACCTTCGCAACGGGCGCAGCGAACTGCTCAATGGCCGCCCAAGTGACGTGCTGTTCCCCAGCCAACGCGGCGAGCAAATGACCCGGCAGACATTCTGGCACCGCATCAAGCACCAGGCGCGGGTAGCGGGCATCGACAAGCCCTTGTCGCCACACACTCTGCGTCACGCCTTTGCCACCCATCTGCTCAACCACGGTGCAGACCTGCGTGTGGTGCAGATGTTGCTCGGCCACAGCGACCTGTCGACCACGCAGATCTACACCCATGTGGCCAAGGCCCGTCTGCAGCAATTGCACGCTCAGCATCACCCGCGTGGATGAATGATTTTCATGTTCCGCCGACCGGTACCCTCAGACCCATTCAGCTCACGTCTGATGTGGTAGGCTTGAGCGGTTTAGCACCAAGGGCCGCCTGGTTGCCGCGTTTTTCCCGCGTGCGACGTCCCCCGGCCCCGGTTCGCCTTCAGGAGTTCCCATGCGCTTGACCCAGATGTTCGCCGCCGCCGCCCTGGCGCTGGCCAGTACCTTTGCAGTCGCTGCGGCCACCGATGCCAACAGCGGCGCCGAGCAGGCAATTCGCAAGTCGTTGCAGAACCTCGAACTGGAAGTTCCGGTGGAAAGCGTCGCCAGCAGCCCGGTCAGCGGCCTGTATGAGGTCAAGCTGCAGGGTGGGCGTGTGCTGTACGCCAGCGCCGACGGCCAGTTCGTGATGCAGGGTTACCTTTATCAGATCCAGGATGGCAAACCGGTCAACCTGACCGAGAAGGCCGAACGCCTCGGTATCGCCAAGCTCATCAACGGCATTCCAGCCGCCGAGATGGTGGTTTATCCTGCCAAGGGCGAGACCAAGTCGCACATCACCGTGTTCACCGACACCACCTGCCCGTATTGCCACAAGCTGCACGCCGAAGTGCCCGAGCTCAACCGTCGCGGTATCGAAGTGCGCTACGTCGCCTTCCCGCGCCAGGGCCTCGGTTCGCCGGGTGATGAGCAGTTGCAGGCCGTATGGTGCTCCAGCGACCGCCGCGCGGCGCTGGACAAGATGATCGACGGCAAGGAAATCAAGGCTGCCAAGTGCGCCAACCCGGTCAGCAAGCAGTTCCAGCTGGGCCAGTCGATCGGTGTCAACGGCACGCCAGCGATCGTGCTGGAAAGCGGCCAGGTGATTCCGGGCTACCAGCCGGCACCGCAGGTGGCAAAGCTGGCCCTGGCCCAGAGCAAGTAATTCATTCAGTACGCCGTCGTCATGGGGTGACGGCATGTTTCACGGTCGGCGCAGGTGCCGGCCGTTCAATGGGGAGTTCACAGTGAAACCGGTCAAAGTAGGCATCTGTGGGTTGGGGACCGTCGGTGGCGGAACCTTCAATGTACTTCAGCGCAACGCCGAGGAGATTGCCCGCCGTGCCGGGCGCGGTATTGAAGTGGCACAGATCGCCATGCGCTCGCAGAACCCGAACTGCCAGATTACCGGTACCCCCATTACCGCTGATGTGTTCGATGTTGCGAGCAACCCGGAGATCGACATTGTCATCGAGCTGATCGGTGGCTACACCGTCGCCCGCGACCTGGTGCTCAAGGCTATCGAGAACGGCAAGCACGTGGTCACCGCCAACAAGGCGCTGATTGCCGTGCATGGCAACGAAATCTTCGCCAAAGCCCGCGAGAAGGGCGTCATCGTCGCCTTTGAAGCGGCCGTGGCCGGCGGCATCCCGGTGATCAAGGCGATTCGCGAAGGCCTGTCGGCCAACCGCATCAACTGGCTGGCCGGCATCATCAACGGCACCGGCAACTTCATCCTCACCGAGATGCGTGAGAAGGGCCGCGCCTTCCCTGACGTGCTAGCCGAAGCACAGGCGCTGGGCTATGCCGAAGCCGACCCGACCTTCGACGTCGAAGGCATCGATGCTGCGCACAAACTGACCATCCTGGCCTCCATCGCCTTCGGTATCCCGCTGCAGTTCGAAAAGGCCTACACCGAGGGCATCACCCAGCTGACCACCGCGGATGTGAACTACGCCGAGGCACTGGGCTACCGCATCAAGCACCTGGGTGTTGCCCGTAGCACTGCCGCCGGTATCGAGCTGCGCGTGCATCCGACGCTGATTCCGGCCGACCGCCTGATCGCCAATGTCAACGGTGTGATGAACGCTGTGATGGTCAACGGCGACGCTGCAGGTTCGACCCTGTACTACGGTGCCGGCGCCGGCATGGAACCGACCGCTTCGTCGGTGGTCGCCGACCTGGTCGATGTGGTCCGTGCAATGACCTCCGACCCAGAGAACCGCGTGCCGCACCTGGCCTTCCAGCCAGACTCGCTGTCGGCTCACCCGATCCTGCCGATCGAGGCGTGCGAAAGCGCCTACTACCTGCGTATCCAGGCCAAGGATCACCCAGGCGTACTGGCC
The sequence above is a segment of the Pseudomonas sp. Teo4 genome. Coding sequences within it:
- the trmD gene encoding tRNA (guanosine(37)-N1)-methyltransferase TrmD, yielding MGNLRVDVITLFPEMFSAITEYGITSRAVKQGLLQVTCWNPRDYTTDRHHTVDDRPFGGGPGMVMKIKPLEDALVSARQATGASAKVIYLSPQGRKLTQQAVKGLAEQESLILIAGRYEGIDERFIEAHVDEEWSIGDYVLSGGELPAMVLIDAVTRLLPGALGHVDSAEEDSFTDGLLDCPHYTRPEVYADQRVPDVLLSGNHAHIRRWRMKQSLGRTFERRADLLESRSLSGEEKKLLEEYLRERDDS
- the rplS gene encoding 50S ribosomal protein L19, with product MTNKIIQQLEAEQMSKEIPTFAPGDTVVVQVKVKEGERSRLQAFEGVVIAKRNRGLNSAFTVRKISSGVGVERTFQTYSPQIDSLAVKRRGDVRKAKLYYLRDLSGKAARIKEKLS
- the rpsP gene encoding 30S ribosomal protein S16, which encodes MVTIRLARGGSKKRPFYHLTVTNSRNARDGRFVERVGFFNPIASGAEVKLSVNQERVTYWLSQGAQPSERVAQLLKDAAKAAA
- a CDS encoding thioredoxin fold domain-containing protein, which produces MRLTQMFAAAALALASTFAVAAATDANSGAEQAIRKSLQNLELEVPVESVASSPVSGLYEVKLQGGRVLYASADGQFVMQGYLYQIQDGKPVNLTEKAERLGIAKLINGIPAAEMVVYPAKGETKSHITVFTDTTCPYCHKLHAEVPELNRRGIEVRYVAFPRQGLGSPGDEQLQAVWCSSDRRAALDKMIDGKEIKAAKCANPVSKQFQLGQSIGVNGTPAIVLESGQVIPGYQPAPQVAKLALAQSK
- a CDS encoding cytochrome C assembly family protein, yielding MVSSPSLIPNLIAAGLYIAATVYQSLHLAQGRKADKRLLGLLGALAVVAQGGALFFQLITPLGLSLDFFSAASLIAVAVITLTLLACLRIPVENLLVLLFPLGAVTALLAQFAPPGTVPLINEEPGILAHILLSILAYGLFTIAVFQSLLLLLQDRQLKHKHPSGLIRNFPPLQTMESLLFGFLWAGWGLLSLSLISGWLFLENLFAQHLVHKTLLACVAWVVFSVLLWGRTRLGWRGHKAIRWTLAGFCLLMLAYFGSKLVREFILHI
- the ffh gene encoding signal recognition particle protein, which codes for MFENLTDRLSQTLRHVTGKAKLTEDNIKDTLREVRMALLEADVALPVVKDFVNSVKERAVGTEVSRSLTPGQAFVKIVQAELESLMGAANEDLALNAAPPAVVLMAGLQGAGKTTTAGKLARFLKERKKKSVMVVSADVYRPAAIKQLETLANDIGVTFFPSDISQKPVAIAEAAIREAKLKFIDVVIVDTAGRLHIDADMMDEIKALHAAVKPIETLFVVDAMTGQDAANTAKAFGEALPLTGVVLTKVDGDARGGAALSVRAITGKPIKFIGMGEKTEALEPFHPDRVASRILGMGDVLSLIEQAEQNIDKAKADKLAKKLKKGKGFDLEDFRDQLQQMKNMGGLGGLMDKLPSIGGVNMAQMGNAQGAAEKQFKQMEAIINSMTPAERRDPELISGSRKRRIALGSGTQVQDVGRLIKQHKQMQKMMKKFSAKGGMAKMMRGLGGMLPGGGMPKL
- the rimM gene encoding ribosome maturation factor RimM (Essential for efficient processing of 16S rRNA); this encodes MNATPEKADDLIVVGKIFSVHGVRGEVKVYSFTDPIENLLDYPRWTLRHEGKVKQVELVSGRGSQKGLVVKLKGLDDRDEARLLSGHEICIARSLLPNLAADEYYWYQLQGLKVINQDEQLFGKVDHLLETGANDVMVVKPCAGSLDDRERLLPYTAQCVLNVDLEAGVMRVEWDADF
- a CDS encoding sodium:proton antiporter, whose translation is MSEQQILLSFGGIGAAALACQWLAWRLKLPAILFLLLCGILAGPVLGWLDPQALFGPLLMPLVSLAVSLILFEGSLTLHLSQWREIGSVVHRLVTIGALTTWAVIAVATHWLLGFDWPLAILFGALTLVTGPTVIVPMLRVVRPNATIANILRWEGIVIDPIGALLAVVVYSFIIAGAEGDGLSQSLMTFAGVIFCGCALGAAGGWILGQIMRAQWLPEYLHNLASLAAVLGIFIAANQIVHESGLLAVTVMGMWLANMPGVDVRQILHFKENLSVLLISGLFILLAARLDLHALLALGPVVLILLLAIQLVARPLNAFVSTLGSPLNWRERALLAWIAPRGIVAAAVSAIFAIRLHEAGHQDALLLVPLTFAVIIGTVVLQSATARPLARLLKVAEPAPSGFLIVGANEPARAIGKALQQIGCRVLLTDSSWENIRAARMEGLPTYFGNPASQHADAHLDLVGLGHLLGLSPAGEINALACARFRHDFGHGRLFVLASGLEKQRSDKHRAAEEHRGHMLGTSPMTYLQLANHLHQGAELYSTNLTEGFDWEDYQALHGERAHLLFARDEHGWVHVASPDNLPAPQPGWTLVALIEPAPAQ
- a CDS encoding acyl-CoA thioesterase: MTTPRDQEIQRRTELSVTRVTKAVFPNTTNHHNTLFGGTALAWMDEVSFIAATRFCRLPLVTVSTDRIDFKHPIPAGSIVELVGSVIKVGNTSLQVQVDVFVENMYLDGRERAIHGVFSFVAIDEDKRPVPVLPEA
- the xerD gene encoding site-specific tyrosine recombinase XerD is translated as MPALDHPLIDQFLDALWLEKGLSDNTRMSYRSDLALFNGWLQEHAVALPDAGRELILDHLAWRLDQGYKPRSTARFLSGLRGFFRYLLREKLIGVDPTLLVEMPQLGRPLPKSLSEADVEALLLAPDLGEAIGQRDRAMLEVLYACGLRVTELVSLTLDQVNLRQGVLRVMGKGSKERLVPMGEEAVVWIERYLRNGRSELLNGRPSDVLFPSQRGEQMTRQTFWHRIKHQARVAGIDKPLSPHTLRHAFATHLLNHGADLRVVQMLLGHSDLSTTQIYTHVAKARLQQLHAQHHPRG
- a CDS encoding homoserine dehydrogenase — encoded protein: MKPVKVGICGLGTVGGGTFNVLQRNAEEIARRAGRGIEVAQIAMRSQNPNCQITGTPITADVFDVASNPEIDIVIELIGGYTVARDLVLKAIENGKHVVTANKALIAVHGNEIFAKAREKGVIVAFEAAVAGGIPVIKAIREGLSANRINWLAGIINGTGNFILTEMREKGRAFPDVLAEAQALGYAEADPTFDVEGIDAAHKLTILASIAFGIPLQFEKAYTEGITQLTTADVNYAEALGYRIKHLGVARSTAAGIELRVHPTLIPADRLIANVNGVMNAVMVNGDAAGSTLYYGAGAGMEPTASSVVADLVDVVRAMTSDPENRVPHLAFQPDSLSAHPILPIEACESAYYLRIQAKDHPGVLAQVASILSERGINIESIMQKEAEEQDGLVPMILLTHGVVEQRINDAIVALEALQDVVGKVVRIRVEQLN